In Cynocephalus volans isolate mCynVol1 chromosome 16, mCynVol1.pri, whole genome shotgun sequence, the following proteins share a genomic window:
- the LOC134364966 gene encoding suppressor of cytokine signaling 4-like — protein sequence MAENSENNSKNVDVRPKTTRSRSADRKDGYVWSGKKLSWSKKSESCSDAETVNAIEKTEVPLRNQERKHSCSSIELDLDHSYGHRFLGRSLKQKLQDAVGQCFPLKNCSSRHSSGLPSKRKIHISELMLDKCPFPPRSDLAFRWHFIKRHTAPINPKSDGWVSTDLSQSESREGQPKQRRNMEENVNCFSHTNVPPCVITTNNASCRGGPMTGSVMNLVSNNSIEDSDMDSDDEIITLCTSSRKRNKPRWEIDDEILQLETPPKCHTQIDYVHCLVPDLLQINNNPCYWGVMDKYAAEALLEGKPEGTFLLRDSAQEDYLFSVSFRRYSRSVHARIEQWNHNFSFDAHDPCVFHSPDITGLLEHYKDPSACMFFEPLLSTPLIRTFPFSLQHICRTVICNCTTYDGIDALPIPSSMKLYLKEYHYKSKVRVLRIDVPEQQC from the coding sequence atggcagaaaatagtgaaaataatagtaaaaatgtaGATGTAAGGCCCAAAACTACTCGGAGTAGAAGTGCTGACAGAAAGGATGGTTATGTGTGGAGTGGAAAGAAGTTATCTTGGTCAAAAAAGAGTGAGAGTTGTTCAGATGCTGAAACAGTGAATGCAatagagaaaactgaagttcctTTAAGGAACCAAGAAAGGAAGCACAGCTGTTCATCTATCGAGTTGGACTTAGATCATTCCTATGGACATAGATTTTTAGGCCGATCTCTTAAGCAGAAACTGCAAGATGCTGTGGGGCAGTGTTTTCCATTAAAGAATTGTAGTAGTCGGCACTCTTCAGGGCTTCcatctaaaagaaaaattcatatcAGTGAACTCATGTTAGATAAGTGTCCATTCCCACCTCGATCAGATTTAGCCTTTAGGTGGCATTTTATTAAACGACATACTGCTCCTATAAATCCCAAATCAGATGGGTGGGTAAGCACAGACTTGTCTCAAAGTGAGTCGAGGGAAGGTCAGccaaaacaaagaagaaacatggaagaaaatgtaaaCTGTTTCTCACATACTAATGTTCCACCCTGTGTCATAACTACCAACAATGCTTCATGTAGAGGTGGTCCTATGACTGGCTCTGTGATGAACCTGGTTTCAAATAACAGCATAGAAGATAGTGATATGGATTCAGATGATGAAATTATAACACTTTGCACAagttccagaaaaagaaacaaacccagATGGGAAATAGATGATGAAATCCTGCAGTTGGAAACACCTCCTAAGTGCCACACCCAGATTGATTATGTCCATTGTCTCGTACCAGACCTCCTTCAGATCAATAACAATCCATGTTACTGGGGAGTTATGGATAAATATGCAGCTGAAGCTCTACTAGAAGGAAAACCAGAGGGTACCTTTTTACTTCGAGACTCAGCACAGGAAGACTATTTATTCTCTGTTAGTTTTAGACGCTATAGTCGTTCTGTTCATGCTAGAATTGAGCAGTGGAATCACAACTTCAGCTTTGATGCACATGATCCTTGTGTCTTTCATTCTCCTGACATTACTGGGCTCCTGGAACATTATAAGGACCCAAGCGCCTGTATGTTCTTCGAACCACTTTTATCTACTCCTTTAATTCGGACTTTCCCCTTTTCCCTGCAGCACATATGCAGAACAGTTATTTGTAACTGTACAACTTATGATGGCATTGATGCCCTTCCAATTCCTTCTTCTATGAAATTATATCTGAAGGAATATCATTATAAATCAAAAGTTAGAGTACTCAGGATTGATGTACCAGAACAACAATGCTAG